The following proteins are encoded in a genomic region of Cricetulus griseus strain 17A/GY chromosome 7, alternate assembly CriGri-PICRH-1.0, whole genome shotgun sequence:
- the LOC100771688 gene encoding thymosin beta-4-like, which produces MSNNLNKAEMEKFDKPKLKKTETQEKNPLPSKRTIEREKQVGDS; this is translated from the coding sequence ATGTCAAACAATCTCAATAAGGCTGAGATGGAGAAATTCGATAAGCCaaaattgaagaagacagaaacacaagagaaaaatCCTCTGCCTTCAAAAAGAACGATTGAACGTGAGAAGCAAGTCGGTGACTCATAA